One Streptomyces sp. ML-6 genomic region harbors:
- a CDS encoding copper chaperone PCu(A)C encodes MNRRTALAGVVALATGLALAGCSTSDSAPRLKVTGAFMPQPVGDMAAGFLVVKNDGGTSDRLTSVTSPLSDDVTIHETKNQAMRMVKSFEVPAGGELDLERGGNHIMFMKLKQRPEQGEKVSIELHFEKADPIKVDLPVKETTYNPKKQ; translated from the coding sequence GTGAACCGCCGCACCGCCCTCGCCGGCGTCGTCGCCCTCGCCACCGGGCTGGCGCTGGCGGGATGTTCCACGTCGGACAGTGCGCCCCGACTGAAGGTGACCGGCGCGTTCATGCCGCAGCCCGTCGGCGACATGGCGGCCGGCTTCCTCGTCGTGAAGAACGACGGCGGGACGTCCGACCGGCTCACCTCCGTCACCAGCCCGCTCTCGGACGACGTCACGATCCACGAGACGAAGAACCAGGCCATGCGCATGGTGAAGTCCTTCGAGGTGCCCGCGGGCGGCGAACTGGACCTGGAGCGCGGCGGAAACCACATCATGTTCATGAAACTCAAGCAGCGGCCCGAGCAGGGCGAGAAGGTGTCCATAGAGCTGCACTTCGAGAAGGCCGACCCGATCAAGGTCGACCTTCCCGTGAAGGAGACCACCTACAACCCGAAGAAGCAGTGA